AACCGTCAGAGTAATACTGATGGTTTTTTTGTTTGAAAGTGTGTTTGATAAATGTAAGCATTAAGAAAGTTTGAAGGAATACAAAAAAAGCCGCTAAACAGTTCTTCACTGTATAACGGCTGTTGTATGTTCTCTTATACGGTCGCTTCAATCACGCTGTCCTGAACATAAGAACTGAGCTCTTGCTGAAGCACTGTGCTGATAGATGTCATAGGGAGGCGAAGCGTATCCGAATCGATTAAGCCATTCTGGCTAAGCATCCATTTGATAGGAGCGGGATTCGATTCCTTGAACAAGAGATGGATGATCGGCAGTAGCTGTTCAAAGTTTTCTTTTGCCAAGTCTAATTGACCCGATTTGAAGGCTTCGAAGATGCGGATGCATTCTGCAGGATAAACGTTCGCAGTAGCAAGCATACCTCCAGCTGCCCCGCAGCTAAGCATTTCGTAAAAGAGGGAGTCATCGCCACCAAGCACAGGCTTGGAACCCGTACGGACTAACTCGGTAACCATTTTAGTGCTGCCTGAGCAGTCTTTTAAACCGACAACATTATTCATTTCTAGGATCGTGCGTGCAGTATCAACGGTCATAGCGGTACCCGTACGACTTGGAATGTCATAAGCCATGATCGGAATGCCTACTTCTGCTGCTTTGCGGAAATGGGCAATAATGCCCTCTTGCGATGGACGACTATAATAAGGGACGACTACTAGTGCGCAATCAGCTCCAAGGTTAGCTGCGATCTCAGTGCGTGCTACCGTGGAAGCAGTGTCATTGGTTCCTGTGCCGACTACTAAAGGGATCGATGTAGATTGTAAAAGCTCACGAGAAGTGTTTACTAGAAGCTGCATTTCATTTACGGTTACAGTTGGCGATTCACCGGTGGTTCCATTAACGACCAGACCTTGTATGCTGTTGTTAATAATGTTCTTTACATAACGCTGATACGAATCCAAATCAACTTCACCAGCAGCATTGAACGGGGTGACCAC
This window of the Paenibacillus sp. FSL R10-2734 genome carries:
- the dapA gene encoding 4-hydroxy-tetrahydrodipicolinate synthase encodes the protein MLTEQQVYGIYVPVVTPFNAAGEVDLDSYQRYVKNIINNSIQGLVVNGTTGESPTVTVNEMQLLVNTSRELLQSTSIPLVVGTGTNDTASTVARTEIAANLGADCALVVVPYYSRPSQEGIIAHFRKAAEVGIPIMAYDIPSRTGTAMTVDTARTILEMNNVVGLKDCSGSTKMVTELVRTGSKPVLGGDDSLFYEMLSCGAAGGMLATANVYPAECIRIFEAFKSGQLDLAKENFEQLLPIIHLLFKESNPAPIKWMLSQNGLIDSDTLRLPMTSISTVLQQELSSYVQDSVIEATV